The following are encoded together in the Zingiber officinale cultivar Zhangliang chromosome 8A, Zo_v1.1, whole genome shotgun sequence genome:
- the LOC122012252 gene encoding dof zinc finger protein 1-like isoform X1 yields MDTTQWPQGMALGKAMEEFGPSAASLRSPETAEMKNSRAVRPPRKEKPPLKCPRCNSGNTKFCYYNNYSLTQPRYFCKACRRYWTEGGSLRNVPVGGGSRKNKKPSSSSSSSSATAINTPKRSPAEYLNLSATTSGIPQQCVPPVEYNYINGHCSNFSPFLPMLSAPSAAAEYLSGFGVQELIRPPPSMSFPMDGGVNVGGYGGGGKLLFPLADDMKPAVVPSSGINVAHQLFDENNNRQGDELPPPAGFWTGLMNNNAGGPW; encoded by the exons ATGGACACAACGCAGTGGCCTCAG GGGATGGCGCTGGGGAAGGCCATGGAAGAATTCGGGCCCTCCGCCGCCTCGTTGAGATCGCCGGAGACAGCGGAGATGAAGAATAGCAGGGCGGTCAGGCCGCCGCGCAAGGAGAAGCCGCCGCTGAAGTGCCCCCGGTGCAACTCCGGCAACACCAAGTTCTGCTACTACAACAACTACAGCCTCACGCAGCCGCGCTACTTCTGCAAGGCCTGCCGCCGGTACTGGACCGAGGGTGGCTCTCTCCGCAACGTCCCCGTCGGCGGCGGCTCCAGAAAGAATAAGaaaccctcttcttcttcttcttcctcctccgccACCGCCATCAATACTCCCAAGAGATCCCCTGCCGAGTACCTCAACCTCTCCGCCACGACCTCCGGAATCCCGCAGCAATGCGTGCCGCCTGTCGAGTACAACTATATTAACGGTCACTGCTCAAACTTCTCGCCTTTCTTGCCGATGCTGTCCGCGCCATCGGCCGCGGCGGAGTACCTCTCGGGCTTCGGAGTGCAAGAGCTAATCAGACCGCCACCGTCCATGAGCTTTCCGATGGACGGAGGAGTTAACGTCGGAGGGTACGGCGGCGGGGGTAAGCTGCTGTTTCCGCTAGCGGACGACATGAAGCCGGCAGTGGTGCCTTCAAGTGGCATTAATGTGGCACACCAACTGTTCGACGAAAATAACAACAGGCAAGGCGATGAGCTTCCTCCGCCCGCAGGCTTCTGGACTGGCCTCATGAACAACAACGCCGGAGGACCatggtag
- the LOC122012252 gene encoding dof zinc finger protein DOF1.6-like isoform X2, which produces MALGKAMEEFGPSAASLRSPETAEMKNSRAVRPPRKEKPPLKCPRCNSGNTKFCYYNNYSLTQPRYFCKACRRYWTEGGSLRNVPVGGGSRKNKKPSSSSSSSSATAINTPKRSPAEYLNLSATTSGIPQQCVPPVEYNYINGHCSNFSPFLPMLSAPSAAAEYLSGFGVQELIRPPPSMSFPMDGGVNVGGYGGGGKLLFPLADDMKPAVVPSSGINVAHQLFDENNNRQGDELPPPAGFWTGLMNNNAGGPW; this is translated from the coding sequence ATGGCGCTGGGGAAGGCCATGGAAGAATTCGGGCCCTCCGCCGCCTCGTTGAGATCGCCGGAGACAGCGGAGATGAAGAATAGCAGGGCGGTCAGGCCGCCGCGCAAGGAGAAGCCGCCGCTGAAGTGCCCCCGGTGCAACTCCGGCAACACCAAGTTCTGCTACTACAACAACTACAGCCTCACGCAGCCGCGCTACTTCTGCAAGGCCTGCCGCCGGTACTGGACCGAGGGTGGCTCTCTCCGCAACGTCCCCGTCGGCGGCGGCTCCAGAAAGAATAAGaaaccctcttcttcttcttcttcctcctccgccACCGCCATCAATACTCCCAAGAGATCCCCTGCCGAGTACCTCAACCTCTCCGCCACGACCTCCGGAATCCCGCAGCAATGCGTGCCGCCTGTCGAGTACAACTATATTAACGGTCACTGCTCAAACTTCTCGCCTTTCTTGCCGATGCTGTCCGCGCCATCGGCCGCGGCGGAGTACCTCTCGGGCTTCGGAGTGCAAGAGCTAATCAGACCGCCACCGTCCATGAGCTTTCCGATGGACGGAGGAGTTAACGTCGGAGGGTACGGCGGCGGGGGTAAGCTGCTGTTTCCGCTAGCGGACGACATGAAGCCGGCAGTGGTGCCTTCAAGTGGCATTAATGTGGCACACCAACTGTTCGACGAAAATAACAACAGGCAAGGCGATGAGCTTCCTCCGCCCGCAGGCTTCTGGACTGGCCTCATGAACAACAACGCCGGAGGACCatggtag